In Caretta caretta isolate rCarCar2 chromosome 11, rCarCar1.hap1, whole genome shotgun sequence, the sequence GGCCGGTTTCTCTCATCTATTTCTCTTTCCCAGCGCCATGCCTGTAGCTGTTCAGGAGTCATGCTCATTATATGACCTACATTTATGgaaaagaaagtattttaatttttatctgCAAGGGTACTTTCTTTAATATTGTCTGGAATTAAGACATATTCAGCACTTGAGTACAGAACTGGCCTCAGAATTCCAATCTCTTGAGTTAGAACTTTCAGGAAAGTCTAGCAATTCTTGCCTATCAATTCAACAAACATTCACAGCAGACTTTGAGGTTACATTGTTGTGTTCCCTGCCAGAATTCAATTGCTACAGACATTCAGAATACAAAGTTGGGCTTCCAAAGTCAAAAAGCAGAATAGGGATGCCTACATAAATCtacattatttttacattttaatatgaAGTGATAGAAAACAGAAGTCTTAGTTAATGGATTAATCTTACCTGGTGTAGGGGTTGCCATGTTCATGGCTGGTGTACCAATTGGTGTTTTGCCAGGTGTCAAAACGGGAGTACTACCACCCATTTGGCTAGCAGGTGTTTCATCCCAACGTGACTTTCTTTTACTTGCTCCAGGAGTTGGGGTTTCACCAACTGAATCACCACCTCTATCTGTACGAGGAGTCTCAGCCCATCCACTGCCATGTCCCGGTGTATCTATAAAAATAAAAGCCCAATTTTTTCAGATGATGGCTGCAAGTCAGATCTTACAACCAAAATCCTAAAGTTTCTGAAagtcagaaaaacaaacaagtttcagagtaacagccgtgttagtctgtattcgcaaaaagaaaaggagtacttgtagcaccttagagactaaccaattgcgtagctcacgaaagctcatgctcaaataaattggttagtctctaaggtgctacaagtactccttttctaaaaacaaacaaaacattctaAAAGGGAAGCATTACTACAATATCAAGATCTGATCTCCCTTACACTATTCCATTCCACTCTTTCACCTCCTTGCCCATAACAACATACTAACAGAAACATCAAGTTCCACCGCTGGTAGATCAGATAAACAAAGATACCAAACAGGTAACCAAAAACTTCCCTCATCCTTAATATTAAAGGCTACCACCAGTATAATGAATGTACACAATAATTTAATCTTAGGGAGGAAAAGAGTCTGTCTTTTTTTATATTCTTTGGTTTCATCTGACAATCAGTACTAGATATCATTGCAACATATTTGAAAGAActtgaatattttatatattaaacaCTCCAATACTtgctttgttaaaatattttaacaatttaacatatgacaaagattttttttatagtcTAATAGGTGAATAAAATTTGTCAAAGCAAACAGGGGTATAAATGCATAAATCTTATGAAACATGCCCAATTGACAGTATAAGCAACATTTTCTATATATCCATAAAAGACAATATAATGTGAGCTTCTCTGTCCTGTCAGCATGCTTCAAAAGCCTCAGCTGTAGCGGATAGTGCAGTATCACTACTAAAAAGACTCTTAAGCTCTGGTGTACATTTAAACACAGGTCAACACAGTTGTGGCACTTAGTGGTATGAAATATCCATAccactgtagctatgctgacctgcTTCCCCCATGTAAATGCAGCTAAGTTGACAGAAAaatgcttctgtcaacctagctgctgTCGCTCCATGAGACTGAGTTCTTACAGTGACACCAAAACCCCTTCTGCATTCACACTATAAggttacagtggcatagctatggCACCACAGCCATGCTGATGCAGTGCGCATACTGCATCGCCTTAGtttcctttactaaaaccatgagGGGTGAATTTTTTGTGACAGAACTCTGCCTACTAGCACCCCAACTGAAAAAGACATCAGCCACTGGATATCAAAGAGCAATAACTTTTTTCCCTACTTCTGGCCTGACCTGCTTTCATACTGACAGCCTGAAGTTAAAAGTTCTTATCCCATTACCCATCCAGACCTTTCTATCAATTCCAGTAATTTCAGAAATACCTCTTTCTGTTTTGGGGGTCTCATCCCATCGATTTTTACGTGCACTGGAAGTTGCACCTCCATGGCCTGGAGTTGCATGACCAGGTGTATCCCGTCCAGGGGTTGCAGCTCCTGCTGGTGTATGACTGGGAGTAGGATCCCATATTTTTGAGCCTGGGGTTGCTCCAGGAGTCTCACTACCCTTTGCACGGCCAGGAGTTTCATCCCACCTCAAAGAAGGAGTATGTCCAGGGGTCTAACCAAGACAAAAGCACAAGCTGTTAAAACTCCTCAGCTacctttgattttattttgtacaGTAAAAGGTAAGTACTTAATTTCTATTTAGTATAATAAAAGTGCAGTCTGTGCGACATCTATAGAAGTCAAGAGCTTCTGTAGAACTCCAAAGACTTGCTGGAAACACTGACAGCTTTTACAACACAGAGGTGAACCAATAAAGGGATAATTACCTCTGCTTGATCCCAACTGGATAGTTTTTTAGGAGTAGTACCAGGAGTCTGGTCAGCTGTTTGATCCCAACGCCGTTTGCGTTTTGAAGGTGGCTGGGAGGAGGTGCCATTGACGACTTTAAGTTCCCCAGCTTTAGCTTTTTCTGCTAGTTGTTGCCTAATTTCCCTCTGTTAAAAAAATAGAGAATTTATTCCTTAGAAGGGCACTCTTATGTTAAAAATAATTCTCAAAACAAGTTTCTTTAGGGTAATATTGTAGGTTACTAAAACAGACAGAATAGTCAAATTTACTCTCATGCTGTTTCCTTTTGCATTTTTCTCAGCTTAGACGATGAAATTTTGACACTGTTTATAATCAATTTCTGGGTCAATTTTAATTTCAAGTTCCCCTACACTAGCATAACACTGCAATGTTTGGGTTCAGCATTCTGCagttgaatatttattttttaaaaagttttcactggattgtttttaaaggtttcagagaaaCACCTATATTGGTATTAGATTTTTACAAAACCACTATTTTATGCCAAACGTGTCTTACCACTGTCTCTCTAAAAGGTTCTAGATGTATTACAAATGGAAAGTTaaatcaaattttattttaaaagtgattaaTTACAGAATACTTTTCAATATGTGATCAGTAAGACAGTGTACATTTAAGAAGTTTACTACACGTTTGCCTCAACCGAACAACTTCTTTACCCAAAAGTAGAATACTTTTCTAATACTTagaaaagtattattttaaaaatatttttaaatgaattatatcACAGCATGCAATATTTGAAGCTAATAATTTAGATTTGAGTTAGCTATATGTCTGATCTTAATTAAATGTTAAGAAGATTGCTTTAGACAAGTTGGATATATAATTCATATGGAACTCTTTATTTTAACTTATCAGTATGTACATAAATATTAAGATGACAACATAAAaaacatgggccagatcctcaagtggggtaaatcagcataattCCATTGACGCCAAgggacacgtgtgtgtgtacatacacacgGAATTTTCACCATTATTTTggttattaaaaaagaaagttttaaatATCAACTTTTAAACATTTATACTTTTTACGTTTTTCTCATCTTTGACCAAAAATCAATGTCGGTTTCACATCAGAGTTCTTAGTACTGCAAAATGTTGTAGGCCTGGTTTGACGTAAGTGAGACTTCATCTCTTGAGAGACGGGATTAGTGAGGTAAATGGATCAGTAGGCTGGAAACAGAATGGCTGTACCACTTAAGATACACCCACACAacatttacaatggacaagataacaaTAGCTAAGGTAAGTTGGGAACGTAAGACGAAGTAAAAGTAAGTCATACATGAACAGTGCATGGACAGAGCGTGCTGTACAGGAACTGGttcctacaaagtaaccaagccaatctcAAAACGTGtaatgcaatgtatagtaaatgcaatataatgtataaatatatacaaaGGAAGAGTTTTGCTCTGTAATTTCAGATATGTGGTATGCACTATACCCAGGCCCTATGCTTCTGCGTGTTCAACTCAAGTGTAGTTTGATTGTATACAATAAAGAAAACTCAGTGATAAGTTCtgagtcaaactgagttcttgggaatCAAGTGGATAAGGTCTCCGAGGCTGAGTGGATAATGTCTCAGAAGCCACCCCAACATACTCCTGAGCAGATAAGGTCTCAGAGGCTACCACTACTTACTGGTGCAGCAACTCGGATCCGTTTGTCTGGAGCAGGTAACATATACACCCATTAGTGTGAGGGTCGCAACCTAGCATTAAGGAAAATGGCATTGGAAGGAATTAAGGGTTTAATATGAAGAACTTCACACCACATTGGAGAAGTAGGTTAAATCTAAGGGCAGACCACAGGGACTCTCCAGAGAAGTATTAAGGGGACAGCGGGATCAGGTGAAAAGAACTCCGGAGAGCAGGGAAAAAAGTAGTACATAAAAAATGAATGCTTGGCAAAGCATACCAGAGGTCTGTTGAATGccactgaaattttcaaaaaaataagaCACTCTGGCAAccatggaaaaaataaatacctATTTCTTTCCCCCTAAAACAAAGAAAGCCCAAATCAAGACAGCAGTTTCTCAAGGATTGTTTCTGATGGCTAAAACTTTACAAACAAAACGTGTCACCTTCAGGGATGAATGTATAAAgcataaagaataaataaaagtTGTGGAGAAGGAAACAAATTAAATAGAAAAGATTCCTGACAGGTCAAGGAGAACACAATGCCAGTTACCTATTTGCATGAATCTAAAGTAAAAAGCAGCTGTCTGTCTAAGACTGTATTTAGTGAGTACAGCTTTTGCAGGCAAAGTATACTAAGTTAAGAAGTAAGAGCAAAAAACCACAAAAGATAAGTTTAGAGCCACCAAAAGAATTCGTCTGAGAAATGTGTCCCTTTGGGAGATGAGTAAGTGATTTAAGCAAAGAGAATGAGGAGTTAAAAGGAGCTTTTGCACAAATGAACACTGAAGAGTTCAGAGGGAATTAAACAGTTGGGATTGTGAAATGTTACAGTGAAAGTGTTAAAGAGGATGCCGAAGGATTAAAGAAGAGAATGCATGGTTTGATAATGAAACCCAGTTATGGCAGTATAACTCGTACAATCACACCCAGTAAAACCCTTAGTAATCAAATGAATGAGGCAAATGGGAGGTCAGGTGGTGACAACTACCACTACTATATGCAATTTTCCCCCAAGAAGATTTCACAGCTATTCTGAAGGAAATGGGCCCTTCCAACGAACAGAGTCTGTAAATAattgtgctggctgctgcaaGCAGAGTGACAATCTGATTTGAATAACTGGATTATGGATGATTTGGTCAAAACCACTAAAAAGGAAATAGGGATTTTGATATGGCTTGATTACTTCTGAATATGCTAGTGGGGATGCGATCTGGGTTTTATTGtgtagaaaaataaataagagcAATGCAAGGGGCATTAATTAGCTCAAACAAcagattgttaaaaaaaaaaatatctagtaAAATTGACTGCCtgtcagagaaagaaaaaattaagTGCAACAATCAGCTTATTAAAGCCCCAGATAGCTGACACATAAGGAAAATAAGGGAGTGAAAACAGCACTAAAAACTAGGGCCgtggattaattgcagttaactcacgcaattaactcaaaaaaattaactgtgataaAAAactaattgcagttttaatcacactgttgaacaatagaataccaagtgaaatttattaaatatttttggattttttttactttttaaaatatattgatttcatttacagtacagaatacaaagtgtacagtgctcatttatattacttttgattatGAATATTTGCACTctcaaaatgataaaagaaatagtattttttaattcgcctcataagtactgtagtgcagtctctttatcgtgaaagtgcaacttacaaatgtagattttttcttacataactgcactcaaaaacaaaataatgtaaaactttagagcctacaaatctactcagtcctacttcttgttcagccaatcgctcaaacaagtttgtttacatttacgggacataatactgcctgcttcttatttacgtcacctgaaagtgggaacaggcattcgcatggcactacCGTAGCCAGCTTTggaaagtatttacatgccagatatactaaacattcatacgccccttcatgcttttgccaccattccagaggacatgctttcatgctgattatgttcattaaaaaaatactgcgttaattaaatttgtgactgaacactTTGGGAGAGAACTGTACATCTCCTACttggttttacccacattctgacacatgttatagcagtctcggatgatgacccagcatgttatttgttttaagaacattttcattgcagatttgacaaacacaaaaaaggtaccaatgtgagatttctaaagatagctacagcactccacccaaggtttaagaatctgaagtgtctttcaaaatctgagagggacaagacATGGAACGTGCTTTCAGAAGTtgtaaaagagcaacactcagatgcgtaaattacagaacccgaaccaccaaaaaagaaaatcaaccttctgttggtggcatctgactcagatgatgaaaacgaacatgcattggtccacactgctttgtactgttatcgagcagaacccatcgtcagcatggacgtatgtcctctagaatggtggttgaagcatgaagggacagatGAGTctttagggcagtggtccccaacctttttTGTAGGAATAACATactgctattcccagaagactgtggcaggTGCTGGACACCCTGCTGCAGCCGAAATGCGGCTGGGAAACGGCAaggcttctcggcggcatttcggagGCGGGGTGTCCTGCAGGAGCACAAAACTGCCCTGACGGGCGCCATGGTGCCCATGGGCACCGCATTGGGGACCCCTGCTTTAGGGCAtttggcaagtaaatatcttACGACaatggctacaacagtgccatgtgaatacctgttctcactttcagatgacattgtaaacaagaagtgggcagcattatctccagcaaatgaaaaccaaacttgtttgtctgaacgattggctgaacaagaagtaggaccgagtggacttgtaggctctaaagttttacattattttgtttttgaaggaaggttttgtttgtttggttttttttttttaacataaatctacatttgaaaattcaactttcatgataaagagattgcactacagtacttgtaatgggggaattgaaaaatactatttattgttttttacagtgcaaatatttgtaatcaaaaatataaactgaacactgtacactttgtattctatgttgtaactgaTATCatgatatttgaaaatgtagaaaacattcaaaaatatttaaataaatggcattatattattgtttaacagcatgattaatagcaattaatttttttaatcgcatgattaatcaagattactttttttaatcacttgacagccctagtaaaaacaAAACGTTGCTAGGGTACAGCAGTTATCAGAGCTCAGGCCAAAAAAGTTCTCTCCCTGTGAAGAACTTATTCAAAGCttaaattcaaaaataaaaattgcagttCAGAAATGTAATCAATTTAAATGTGTCATCTGCGCATAACATGCAATTTACAAAAGGAAAACTTCAGGAGAGTACAACCATTTTAGGAAAGAAGGTCCAAAGGCTCAGCTGGCAAGCaagtttcaaatatttatttggtCTCTCAAAACTGTTTGCAACACAGTAAGGGACCACAGAACTGAAGAAAActcctatttaaaaagaaaatgtaaaatatatcTAAAAATGAATTGGCTTTTAAAAGATTCCACTAAAAATCCAGCTAAATCTTGCATTCAAAGTCGTAAAGCTGTCGCAGACACTGAGCAGCAGCCAATGTCTCCTGACAGTCTTAACTTTGTTATTTAACCCTTCGCGTGTCTCAATGCTTTTACAAAgtttaactttttctttaaagtaggttataaatgttaaatataaattaGCAAATAAAAACAGGGACTAAAAGGGTGGCCAGAACCAGGATGGTGAGAAAAGATCCTTGATTCCTTTTTCAGTAGTAAAGCAACCACTAAAAAACTgcagaagcaaaataaataataataaaataaaatgacaattCCTCTCCAAGAATGGGCATATGAACAATGAACCTTAAGATGGCTCTGAGTGACCAGTGACTTGTATAGGGGTACATGAACACTCTGTCAACACAAAACAGTTCCATTTCATATAAATATGAAGTTAGTATACTCAATGTACACtaatatataattaaattaaTACAGCTAAAAATGTTATAGCAAATAAAAAGTGCAAGTTAAATTATGAAAGAAAAAACATACTACTTAAAGTACTACAATGGCTCCAAAGAGGATCCACAGTAggctcttttctttttcagatggcTGTGTACTTTGAAAGTAGAAACAAACCCAGCACCAAGGAAAAATCAGTAAATATAAAGTGGACAGAGCATGCTTTACAGGGACTGGTGCCTACAAGGTAACCAAGCTAATCCCAAAATGTATGATGCAATATATAGTAATAAACACAATGTCTTGTGTAAGCGTATTTAAAGGAAAAGGTTTGCTCTAAATCTGGGGGTGTGGTATGCCTGGTACCCACCCCCTATGCTTGAGCCTGATCAGCTCAAGTGTAGTTTGACTGCATGCCAATAAAGAAACCTCAGAGACGAGTTTGGAGTATTGGAGGCTACTGAACGGATAAGGTCTCAGAAGCCACCCCAACATGTGCGTTTCTAATACTGCAGCACAGAAATTTCTTTAAAAACCTATTTGGAATCTATTAAAATACAACTTGGAGAACCATTTCAAAGTCTTTTAAaagactttatttttcttttaaaaacaaatttaaattttAGGCCAAATTTAAAGAAACCCAATCAACTTGAATTctctagttattttttttaaatgaactaaatACACATTCAGATATGATGCCTGTCATCAGAATCTTCTGGCAATTGTTTTGGGGTTTtacaatcactttttaaaaatctctctcccGCCTCTGCTGGGTGAAAGATCAACATCGGAAGGTGACTATACAGGAGGAATAACAAAGCTGACTGAACAGGAAgtaatttactttgtgtgtattaaaggaacaacaacaaaaagattttCCTCCTCCATGGTTATCTTAGCTGTTATTTTGAACCCAAGTAGATAAGCTTTCAAACAAATGATATTTAAACAAGTAATAACCATTTACCCATGAAGACTGgatttcaaaggagtctaaggcCCGCGTTCCTTTAGAAATCCAAGACAAAACAAATAAAGCATTAAGCTCAGATCAAAAAGATAACAGACCTCTTCTTTTGTTAAATGCTGTTCACGCATAACATCCATATATGTTCTGGCATTCATTTTAGGATCAGGTGTCTTCCCTCCTGCAGAAGAGAACAGCAACAGGACAGGAATACAATAAGTACAGGATAATCAAAAAATCTACTTTTTTCATTGTCCTGCTCTAATATTATATTATTCCATAATCacttaattttacttttttgattgaatttttttaaaaattacacgtATCTTACGTTTATTCAGTTTGTTGATCAATTTAACCTGTTTGAACACAAACATAACTActgcagtttaaaacaaatattttaaagcagataaaaatgataaaatgataACACAGTTAAGAGTCTTCAGAAGTGATGGGTTCCTGGGTTGCTAATCCGGAATACGTACACTTTCGTGCCTTTGTGTCCATCAGCAGTTCTGACTTCAAGCAGCAGAATAGAAGCCTAGAAAATTATCTCTTTACCATTAGTAACACTTTGGAAAGATATTTATATTCAAAACATTACCTTGTGTAAGCTGTTAAATCCTACTTGTTATCTGACTATGAATAACTACTGTATACCTAGATAATGATTCAAAATGTTTTAGCATAAATACCAGTTATACATTTGACAAATTTGGACAAAAAAACCCCTCTAGTTCTTTATTTTGAGGTGTCATATTGTAGAAGGGCTtcattttttatattataaaaaaatgaaattatactATTTGACCCTCTTTTCTTCCGAAGGTACAATTACAATTGGGAGTTGATTGTAATATACAGTACATTTACCACCACGATGATACTCACAGGCAAAAAGATTTTTGAATACCATGTTTTATTCTGTGTATCTtgagtttttattttaacttttaaatacTTTACGGAAGCCCAAGTATATAAAAATGAGACTTATCATGGACACACTATTCTAAAATAATGTGCAGATTTGCTATACAAGCAGTATAGCATTAcaatttaggaaaaataaaattcttaaaaCATTTTCTATACTGAAGATCATTGCCCAATTGGCAGTGTCATTCTGACACTAGCTTTGATAGGACTTTCCTTTGGAATACTTTTTCACCATAATTTACACAGGATGTGTTGAACTGCACCCTTAAGAATGCAGACAGGACTGGCATATAGCAGTACTGCTGTAGGAAAGAAATTAAGGACAGTTAGTATGGGCCTGTGAATTCTGACAAAACATGTTTATATCAATTATTACAATTAAGCAAGTAAAATAATTAATATCCCTATTAATTCATGCAGGCTGAAATTCTAATTTGTAAACCTGCAACAGATTCAAATTTTAAGCAAACAGGCGCCTTATTTTCACTTGTGAAACTCACTCACCTGAGGAAAGCTTCCATCAGGCCATTATGCCCCTTGTGCTGACTTGCATACTAAAATTAGCAGAACAGACTTGCACTATTAAAAGTATCAAAGTCTCTTTATATGCTTTTTGTTTCACTCAGCTATACTACCTGCATTAACATAAGATGGTAAGAATTATGTGCTCTATTTTGAGAATTAGCATTTCAAAAGCAATAATCCTGAAAAACTAcgatttggaatgaaaactttCCATGTACTCAAAGTACATTTATTTTGAGCACAAAATACATAAGTTGTTCAAAGTACAGTacacaacccaaaacaaaattaaaagagaAACCTTTAACCCTTTGTGTTTCTATGGCAATGGCTCATTATTTTCTTGTCCTTCTACCTGGAAAGAAAACTTGTGTTATAAAGATGAAAAATATGACATCTGTGATTTCAACCAAATCTATAAAATCTATATAAAAAAGgggatgtttaaaacaaaactaagttCATAAGCATGCCAAAAGAAATCAAAGGGCTAAAGACAATTTAAGACAACAAACTTGATAAGACCTATAAAAAAGTGAAACCAATTACCATCTGCAAAAGGATCAAGGCGCTCAGGAGAAATGATCATCATCCGCCTGTGCTTTTTGTATTCATCTTCTCGATCTGCAATCTTCTGTGGACGATGTTCAGCAAAGGGATCATACTTAAAGTAAAGAATATTTGACTGTTAGCCCACTGTATAAAATAGCAGGATGAAAGATATCTGATGAGTGGTAGAAAGGTAAACCCATGTGGGTTTCCAGTATTGTCACATAGGTTAGGATTTATTTTACAGTCTCAAATCATAAACCATAGGAACACTAAACTGTGGGGAAATTACCCTTTACAACTGGAAGAAATGATTGCTACCAGTAAATTTCTGTCCAGCAGACAGAAACCACATCTGACTAAACCACATTACCATGCTTTAAATGAACTGCTCTTTCACTTAACTCTAGTTTTTTCTCCTCCTTATAAAGGTGATTTTCAAGCACTTGACCCTGTTTTTAGTAATCAGCCTTTTCACCAACGTTGTGCCAGAGCTGTCGTTCATAAAACTGTCAGTTTCATAGTCTAAGAACTAATGTATTTTTCCAAATGGCTTTTAAAGTCTTAAAAATATGGAACATAAAAGCTACAGGAGCCACTTTAAGATAATACATTGTAAAATGTTTTACTAAAAACCACAAACACTTACACAAAAAACCTAGAATGACTTTCCTCTGTACTCATAAATTTAAGAAAATTCACCTGTTCAGTTGACTGTGGTATGTCATTAAGTAATGCCACTGGAGCATGGTAGCCTGGCTTCTTCTGACCAAGCAAACTTGTAGAGGAGTAGTCGTCATCATCctgtcaaaacaaaattttcagaaagataaatttattgtttattttaaactgccTGTTGCAagacttacattttatagctaCAAATTTCTATATTGTATCGAAATAGAACTAGCTACATTTACTCTATACTTTATCCCCCTGCTCACAAAGGTACAGTTTTACTCCAAAAAAATGAACTGCTGAGCAGATGATGCTACCTACATTATTAAAATATAGCTTGCCAAGGTGCAGGCATCATGTGTTCTACCACATGATGCCAAGCGTGAAGTAAACGGTCTATACTTGTTAAATAGAAGTACCGGATGATCTCCAACTTCAATTGTTGGAAATGGAGGATGCAAGAAACATGTAATATACCTAATAAAAAGAATTTCCACGCTTCACAATCCCTAGTAAAGTAATTCAAtctgaaattttgaaaagaaaatggcTATGTGAATGACAAAATTTCAGGAGGGAATTCTGATGGGAAACATGGGGCTGGAAGGAATCAGAAACTTATAAAGAAACTGCCAACTCAATAATAGCTTTTGAATCACAAACAGAAGTCTAAACAAAATATTAGAAATTCTCATGTGGAAAGTACCTACAATATATATACTGCACATATAGTAATCTAACTGCATTGAGTACAGACATTCCCTGCTACAGTTCAGTTGCCAGTTTTAATAATACTATTAGATAACTATTAAAAGTAAGCCATTTGAACAGAAATATATGCAAAACAGTTATTAAATTGACTTTATCCCCTTCATTAGGAGGTCTGTGTTTTAAATGCAGCCTTTGACCTCTTCTAATGACAACTAATAGCACTTGacaaaaaaacaagcaagcaactATCAAAATATCCACTATGTAACCAACTTTTGAATTATAAGTATCagcttaatttttgttttgtttactctTCCCTCTACATCATATACTCTTTTAAAGAGTATACCTGAGTTATTCAACTTTATGGTCTATTTCTTTACAGTCAGAGGAGTTAATGAGTATTTTGTGACTATTCACACAACTAGAATTTTGGTTAAGACTTAAAATATTTGCCTAAACTTTGTAAACATTGGGAATTAATATTTTGACAGTCTTATTTAAGGACATTATTGAGGAGAGGAGTTAAATACGAGCAAAAAGAcaatcccttttcttttctctctttttacttTTAGAACCtatgtaaattaatttttttaattgtacatAGTTTgaaatttttagttttaaatagtCCATCTGTAAATAATCTGCTAGTTTTTTTATTTTACGAATTTAAAAAATACTCAGAGAAACGAAAGTAAGATCTGAATTATTTTGACTGCTTTCCCTAAATCAAAGAATATGTTTCACTTACATCTTCTAATTCAGTTGCTGCAATAGAAGTCACATATCCAGCAAACCTGCTGTCACTGCCACCATAAATCTCTTGATCATAGTATCCTGTGGAATCAAGGCCTACTCCCTGAGCTTCATCAAGGGCAGCCTTTTTTCCTTGAATTTCTCGAATCTGTGCTTCAATATCTAGGAAGAAATAATCAATTTTAGATTCTTATCTAGTTTGTTGTCAAAGCAAAGTTTACAAGCATGATAAGTGGTGAGACATTTGAGAAAAACCCAGCAAATAATATAGAACATTACATTATACATTACATTATAGAAAAGACTGATTTTTTAATCCCTATTCCGAAGCGATCCTCTTCTAGTAGCACCTCTCATGCACACAGTTATATTAGAACAATATCTAAAG encodes:
- the SF3B1 gene encoding splicing factor 3B subunit 1 isoform X4, with amino-acid sequence MAKIAKTHEDIEAQIREIQGKKAALDEAQGVGLDSTGYYDQEIYGGSDSRFAGYVTSIAATELEDDDDDYSSTSLLGQKKPGYHAPVALLNDIPQSTEQYDPFAEHRPQKIADREDEYKKHRRMMIISPERLDPFADGGKTPDPKMNARTYMDVMREQHLTKEEVATLTLMGVYVTCSRQTDPSCCTKGN
- the SF3B1 gene encoding splicing factor 3B subunit 1 isoform X5, whose product is MAKIAKTHEDIEAQIREIQGKKAALDEAQGVGLDSTGYYDQEIYGGSDSRFAGYVTSIAATELEDDDDDYSSTSLLGQKKPGYHAPVALLNDIPQSTEQYDPFAEHRPQKIADREDEYKKHRRMMIISPERLDPFADGRRTRK